A single Vespa crabro chromosome 21, iyVesCrab1.2, whole genome shotgun sequence DNA region contains:
- the LOC124431579 gene encoding uncharacterized protein LOC124431579, which yields MGTYLKRINSPRYTNENTINKNKADDTAHKYHDILRRMRNTKSTFMTFSDHFPAYDPLQNKNEIKYFISFTEVGTIIRNLKNKIFYCLDKIPSIVIKNLPLSIITEYRIIFDNAINHVYYPNRWKQAKVLPILKKGKNPEKPQSYRPIMNTSKIFEKIIKKNMDHINVHNIIPNNQFGFKSNLSTTHAIYKLTSDLNNYLHNEYAIGAVLLDLEKMFDSIWKNGLIHKLDDYKFSVSLILLIANMIEGKTFRTWNGTNFSSKSFKISKRLQQGTVTDPIQHIQQRSVKQIKYSAVTKIDNLKLTTIDIHTNELTEIPKKRIVKYLGVHIDHLLKLNKHYSVQLDKAKKAFKLNSRIFYSKNLTTKAKIICYGLLVRSILTYAVPILWNTGPTIIEKIRRFERFCLRSCLRKHRTAESDYKRRIKNETVYNNANINRIDCFSLKITRKYFNNIDGTNNSLITNLISQEEDSILSKLNSGYFPPELFIYCDKNGLIQNHNNLPLKYHRRRHSA from the exons ATGGGCACGTATCTAAAGAGAATCAATTCGCCAAGATACACTAATGAAAATaccatcaataaaaataaagcagATGATACCGCACACAAGTACCATGATATTTTACGAAGAATGAGGAATACCAAATCTACCTTCATGACTTTTTCTGATCATTTTCCAGCATATGATCCGCTACAAaacaagaatgaaataaaatatttcatctcGTTCACCGAAGTCGGAACAATTATCaggaatttgaaaaataaaattttttattgtcttgACAAAATCCCATCAATAGTCATCAAAAATTTACCACTATCAATAATTACCGAGTACAGAATTATTTTCGACAACGCCATAAATCACGTATACTATCCAAATAGATGGAAACAAGCAAAAGTCCTACCGATtttaaaaaaagggaaaaatccAGAAAAACCACAAAGTTACAGACCTATTATGAACACAagtaaaatattcgaaaaaattatcaaGAAAAACATGGATCACATTAATGTTCATAACATCATTCCGAATAATCAATTTGGATTTAAATCTAATTTATCCACTACTCACGCTATATACAAACTAACTTCCGATCTGAATAACTATTTACATAATGAATACGCCATTGGTGCTGTACTgttggacttagaaaaaatGTTCGACTCTATATGGAAAAACGGACTTATACATAAGCTAGACGACTATAAATTTTCTGTGAGTTTAATTCTACTAATTGCTAACATGATTGAGGGGAAGACATTTCGCACGTGGAATGGCACTAATTTCTCATCGAAATCCTTCAAAATATCAAAGAGGTTACAGCAAGGAACCGTCACCGATCCTATTCAACATATTCAACA aaGATCAGTTAAACAAATCAAATACTCTGCAGTtacaaaaatagataatttaaaattaacaacTATTGATATCCACACCAACGAATTAACTGAGATACCGAAGAAACGCATCGTAAAATATTTGGGAGTTCATATAGATCATCTGTTAAAACTGAATAAACACTACTCGGTTCAATTagataaagcaaaaaaagctTTCAAGCTGAATTCGAGAATTTTTTACAGTAAAAATCTTACTACTAAAGCCAAAATAATATGCTATGGACTACTGGTGAGATCTATTTTAACTTATGCAGTTCCTATATTATGGAATACAGGTCCaactataattgaaaaaataagaagatttGAAAGATTTTGCTTGAGATCATGCCTAAGAAAGCACAGAACCGCTGAATCAGATTataaaaggagaataaaaaacgAGACTGTTTACAACAATGCCAACATCAATAGAATTGACTGTTTTTCTCTCAAAATAaccagaaaatattttaataacattgatGGTACAAACAATAGCTTAATTACAAACCTTATTTCACAAGAAGAAGACTCAATTCTgagtaaattaaattcagGCTACTTTCCACCGGAACTATTCATTTATTGTGACAAAAATGGTCTAATCCAAAACCACAATAATCTTCCACTAAAATATCACCGCCGAAGACACTCAGCatga
- the LOC124431580 gene encoding uncharacterized protein LOC124431580, translating to MANEKEDTIIRDECVDILSDVPSEFQDCEELEDITSSEKENEAISSDESEICRQRIRRTLLLPNDTEESDEDNNRQWSDFYLPRNNNAFKGSSGPNGTTCLNLLVPKRTGTTIKIPPGESPIKKSAKFFNVTAVELKKWFGLIILMEIVKKPRIEDYWSTNPLLETPIFGKTMFHNRFRQILSFLYFSDNSKIPANADRLFKVQGIIYYFTKKFQENFNLGQNITIDEGIIPWRGRLSFKVYKPSKIKKYGILIRMLCDSVTGYISRYKIYSGIKKPLKDIVIKLLKNVTGKWHHLYMDNCYNNVELAEDLLTKKIRVYSKKLHFHDFLLKICESWIKDHSSVGKENLEVPSTWRASSRESINRFTGLVNTS from the exons ATggcaaacgaaaaagaagatacaatTATACGTGATGAGTGTGTGGACATCTTGTCTGATGTTCCATCCGAATTTCAAGATTGTGAGGAACTAGAAGACATTACATCttcagaaaaggaaaatgaagcaATATCTTCGGATGAATCTGAAATATGTAGACAGAGAATTCGGCGGACACTACTGTTACCAAATGATACAGAAGAATCAGACGAAGATAACAATAGACAGTGGTCAGATTTTTATTTACCAAGAAACAATAATGCTTTCAAAGGATCTTCTGGTCCTAAC GGAACGACTTGTTTGAATTTATTAGTACCGAAACGAACAGGTACTACAATCAAAATTCCACCAGGAGAAAGcccgataaaaaaaagtgcaaaatttttcaatgttaCGGCAGTCGAACTAAAAAAATGGTTTGGACTGATTATTCTTATGGAAATCGTTAAAAAACCAAGGATTGAAGATTATTGGTCGACAAATCCACTTTTAGAAACACCAATATTTGGTAAAACGATGTTCCACAATAGATTTCGgcaaatattatcgtttttatatttctcggataatagtaaaataccTGCCAATGCCGACCGACTGTTTAAAGTACAaggtataatttattattttacaaaaaaatttcaagaaaacTTCAATCTTGgtcaaaatattacaatagatGAAGGAATTATACCATGGCGTGGGCGATTGAGTTTTAAAGTTTATAAACcctcaaaaattaaaaagtacgGTATACTTATCCGGATGCTGTGTGATTCCGTTACGGGATATATTTCGCGTTACAAAATATACTCTGGCATTAAAAAACCTTTAAAGGATATAGTGATAAAactattgaaaaatgttactggAAAATGGCATCACTTGTATATGGACAACTGCTATAACAATGTGGAACTTGCGGAAGATTTGCTTACGAAAAAAATTCGCGTTT ATTCCAAGAAACTCCACtttcatgattttttattaaaaatatgcgAATCTTGGATAAAAGATCATTCATCTGTTGGTAAAGAGAACTTGGAGGTCCCGAGTACATGGCGTGCTTCCAGTCGTGAATCAATCAACAGATTTACCGGCCTCGTAAACACCAGCTGA
- the LOC124431581 gene encoding piggyBac transposable element-derived protein 4-like: MSKSDDEIYADNLSNVSAPESNDSEDSDSGSEIFVRKLKNLMKPVIDSDEEDSSTSDEEEMEWTRTNGTGNMQNCKEQAGVQISLDEWSIQSAVDLFFGEEYLMKLFVTETNLYHKRQQIDIEESKDRNWTDTDAEEIKKFFALIILMGLVKKSEKNEYWSISPLIFGRVTPRIRFHQIWKYWHFNDNEKCQDRLNKIKPMTDHFKHKFRTVYKLTKELSLDEAIIPWRGKLCFRTYNPDKIVKYGILVRMLCEARSGYICNFDIYYARGIKLKETILSVLSPYLYLWHDIYMDNYYNSVAITEELLQKQTNVCGTLRKHRGVLHCLKNINLKESGTDFCRKANILVQAFRTKKKDIIYDFKYTYGKYG, translated from the coding sequence ATGAGTAAAAGTGACGATGAGATATACGCCGATAACCTGTCAAATGTTAGTGCGCCAGAATCAAATGACAGCGAAGATTCAGACAGTGGAAGCGAAATTTTTgttagaaaattgaaaaatttgatgAAGCCGGTAATAGATTCTGATGAGGAGGATAGTAGTACTTCCGACGAAGAGGAAATGGAATGGACCCGAACAAACGGCACCGGTAATATGCAAAACTGTAAGGAACAAGCAGGAGTGCAAATATCGCTTGATGAATGGAGCATACAATCAGCTGTAGACCTTTTCTTTGGTgaagaatatttaatgaaattattcgtaACTGAAACGAATCTATATCACAAACGGCAACAAATTGATATcgaagaaagtaaagatagGAACTGGACGGATACAGACGCTgaggagataaaaaaatttttcgctTTAATAATTCTGATGGGATTAGTAAAAAAgtcagaaaaaaatgaatactgGTCAATAAGTCCATTAATTTTCGGAAGAGTCACGCCAAGAATTAGATTTCACCAAATTTGGAAATACTGGCATTtcaatgataacgaaaaatgTCAAGACCGATTGAACAAGATTAAACCCATGACAGACCATTTCAAACATAAATTTCGAACCGTCTATAAACTAACAAAAGAATTATCATTAGACGAAGCTATTATACCATGGCGCGGAAAGCTTTGCTTCCGCACTTATAATCCTGACAAGATTGTCAAGTACGGAATATTAGTACGCATGTTATGCGAAGCACGATCTGGTTACATTTGTaactttgatatatattatgcCCGGGgaataaaactaaaagaaacCATATTGTCGGTACTGTCACCGTACCTTTACTTGTGGCATGATATTTATATGGATAATTACTACAATAGTGTAGCAATCACAGAAGAGCTGCtacaaaaacaaacaaatgtgTGCGGAACATTACGAAAGCATAGAGGTGTACTAcactgtttgaaaaatataaatttaaaggaGTCCGGCACGGACTTTTGCAGGAAAGCTAATATCCTTGTGCAAGCATTTcgaactaaaaaaaaagacattatATATGATTTCAAGTATACATACGGCAAATATGGTTGA